Genomic window (Sediminispirochaeta smaragdinae DSM 11293):
CCGATCAACAGGCACAGATCGATAAAATCATCCAGGATCTGAAAGACGGCACCATCGACCTGAATCAGTATAAGTAAGCCGTTTATGCCTTTAGCCACGGAGGTGCGCAACCTCCGTGGCTCCCATTATCGGGGAACATTATGAACAGACGATTGAACACTATTCTTGTGCAGTGTGTCTCTATCACTGTAGCCTTTGCCCTTGGTGCCGTCGTGATCAAAATGATCGGGATATCACCGCTTTTTGCCTATGGTGCGCTCCTTAACGGCTCTTTCGGAAGCATCAATGCAATCGGAGAAACTCTCGTTAAGATGACGCCCCTTATCCTCACAGGCTTAAGTTACGCCTTTGCCGCCAGAGCCGGACTTATCAACATCGGAGCGGAGGGGCAACTCTATGTAGGGGGGATCTTAGCAACCCTTGTCGGCTCCAACTTTGCCGGACTGCCTATGATTATTCACGTGCCTTTTGCCGTTGCCGCCGCTTTTGCAGGCGGAGCAGTATGGGGCGGATTGGTAGGTCTTCTTAAAGTAAAGTTTGGCGCCAATGAAATCATCACAACGGTGATGCTCAACTATATTGCCATCTATCTGGTAAGCTTTCTCGTTACCGGTCCGATGAAGGCTCCGCCCGGAACAATGCCCGAAAGTCGACCGATTGTCGATTCTGCGCAACTGGTGCGGATATTGCCCGGAACAAGGCTTCATATCGGCATCTTCATTGCCCTTCTTGCTCTGCTTTTTTACTATTTTTTTATATTTAAAATGCGGCAGGGGTATGAAATGCGGGTTGTAGGGAACAACATGGAGTCGGCCCGGGCCGCAGGGATGCGTCCTCAGCGTACAATGGTTCTCGCCATGCTTCTTGCCGGAGGAATGGGAGGGCTGGCAGGTGGCGTTGAGATCCTTGGAATCCAGGGACGCCTGCTGCAATCCTTTAGTCCCGGCTACGGATTCGACGGTATTGCCGTTGCTCTGGTTGGGGTGAACAACCCTGTCGGCATCGTTCTTGGAGCCTTGCTTTTCGGCTTTCTTCGAGCCGGGGGCAACAGAATGCAGCTGATTGCCCAGGTACCGGTTTCGGTTATCTACGTCGTCCAGGGCTTGGTTATTACCTTTGTGATCATCGGTCAGAATCTGCATGTTTTTCAAAAGGTCGGGGTAAACCGCCCCTTCCGTCGGAAGACTGGGGACGGTCCTGCCCCGGAGGTGCTCTGATGGAACTTCTTAGTTATCTACTGGCGACCGATCTGCGAATGGCCGCTCCTATTCTCATTGCCGCTCTTGGGCTCCTTTTCATGGAAAAAAGCGGTGTAGTCAATATCGGTTGCGAAGGGATGATGCTCTTCGGGACCTTTTTCGGTGTTTTCTTTGCCCGGCTTTCAGGTTCACCCTGGATAGGCTTGCTTTTTGCCGGAATGACCGGGATGGTCATTGGGCTCTTTTTTGCATTCATTGTGGTTACCCTGCGGGCTAATCAGATTGTGACGGGGATAGCCCTAAACATTATTGCTCAGGGGGCCACCTCGACCCTGAACCGACTTATCTTCGGCGTGTCAAGCCAGGCGGCCAATGCGCCGGGCTTTGAGGTTGTTCCCATTCCCCTGCTTTCGAAGATTCCCGTTATCGGGGATTCCCTTTTTAATCAGATGGGGCCCATCTATCTCGCCCTGCTCCTTGTTCCTCTGATCCGCTGGTTTATGATGAAGACAACCATGGGTCTGAAGATTCGTGCCGTGGGAGAACATCCCCATTCTGCCGATACTGCAGGAATAAATGTACGCTCTGTGCGCTATGGCAGCATTCTGGCCGGATCCTTTCTCGTGGGGGCGGCCGGAGGATTCCTCTCTCTTGGTATTCTGAGCCTCTTTTCTGAAAATATGGTGAGCGGAAGAGGGTATATCGCCCTGGCCGTCATCATTTTCGGGAAGTGGAACTCTTGGGGAGTTCTTGCCGCCGCCCTGGTTTTTGGCCTCGGGGATGCGGTACAGATCAAGATGCAAACGGCCGGGAGTTCGATTCCCTATCAGTTTCTCATGATGCTTCCTTATATCCTGACGATTCTGGCACTTTCCGGATTTGTCGGAAAAGCGGAATCTCCTGCGGCATCGGGGAAACCCTTTCGCAACGACGAGCTATAGGATTAAGGAGCGGCTATGGATACATATGAAACAGTCCTGGAAATGAGAGGTATTACCAAGGTTTTTCCCGGTGTCGTTGCCAATGATGCTATTAATTTCGATCTACGAAAGGGTGAGGTCCATGCCCTTCTCGGAGAAAATGGGGCGGGGAAAAGTACCCTGATGGGCATTCTTTCCGGGGTTTACCAGCCGACGGAGGGATCAATCGTGTTGGAGGGGGCCCCTGTCCGTTTCGATTCCGCCAGGGATGCCATTCATAACGGTATTGGGATGGTGTATCAGCATTTCATGCTGGTGCCGAAACTGACGGTTGCGGAGAATATCATGCTTGGGATCAAGCGGCCGAAGGAACCGCTTCTGCAGATCGACAAGGCATCGGAACAGATCGTCGCTTTTGCCCGTACATATGGCATGGATTTAGATCCGGAACAGAAGGTCGCTTCCCTCACCGTCGGCCAGCAGCAGCGGGTTGAGATTGTAAAAGCACTCTTTCGCGGGGCAAAGATCCTTGTTCTTGATGAGCCTACGGCGGTCCTTACCCCGAAAGAGATCCAAGAGCTTTTTAGTATGATCAAGATGCTTACCGATCAGAACTTTTCCGTTATCTTTATAAGCCATAAGATCGACGAGGTTATTGAGATCAGCAATCGTATTTCCGTGCTTCGGCGGGGTAAACTTGAAGCAACTATCAATAACGAGGGAGTTTCCAAGGAAGAATTGGCTGGTCTCATGGTCGGCCGCGATGTTTCCTTCTGTGTTGAGAAAACTCCCTGCTGCCCGGGGGATTCCGTCCTTGCTCTTGAAGGGGTGGGGCTAAAGGACCGCGAAGGTCGACCTCTCCTGAAGGATGTGAACTTTGAGGTACACGAAGGGGAAATTTTTGGGGTAGCCGGTGTCGATGGAAACGGGCAGGACGAATTACTCGAGGTGATAACGGGTCTTCGATCCGCCTCGGAAGGATCGGTTTGCATCGTCGGTCAGGAGGTCCTGGGAAAAAGCCCCCGCCAGATCCTGGAAATGGGCTTGGCTCATATCCCTGCGGACCGACAAGCCCGCGGCCTTGTGTTGAGCATGGATATCAAAGAGAATTTTATTATCAATGATTATTATCGCTCTCCGCATAGCAAACGGGATATCATCTCCTGGCCCTTTGTCAGAAAGCATACAAAGGAAAACATCGAGCGCTTCGATGTTAGAACCTCTTCCATTGATACCCCGGTTTCGACCCTTTCAGGGGGAAACCAGCAAAAGCTGATTCTTGCCAGGGAGCTTCATGGCAAGCCGGTCCTTTTGGCTGCAATGCATGCCACCCGGGGGCTCGATGTGGGGGCCATTGAATATGTACATCAACGGATACTCGAACAGCGTGCAGCGGGAACCGCGGTCCTGTATATTTCGACAGAGTTAGAAGAGCTTATGAGCTTTTCAGATAGGATTGCCGTGATGTTCAGGGGGGAAATTATGGGGATTGTTCGGCCCGAAGAAGTGACAATTGATCAAATTGGGCTTATGATGGCAGGAAGTATAACGTAATATGAGGCCCGTAATGAAGGAGTATGGACCACAAGGAAAGAAGTTCCCAAAATATAAAGTTATCAAGCACTATCTGTTGCAGCGGATTAAGGAAATGGTGCCGGGAGATAACCGTTTGGAAACGGAAGAGGTCCTATCGGAAAAGATGGGAGTGAGCAAGGCGACGGTCCGGCAGGCAATGGATGAGCTGATTAGCGAGGACCTAATAACACGGCAGCAGGGAAAAGGTGTATTCGGCCATCCCCGAGTCGGGGAATTGAAAATGCATCTTGGCCTCTGGGCCAATTTTCGGGATTATCTTTCCCGGGCGGGATATCGAGTGTCCGTAACTCAATCTCCGTTTCGGGTAGATATCGCCTCGAAGCATATGGTCGCACGAGCTCCCTCTCTTGAGGGGGCACACGTGTATGCCTTCGATTGGATTTATTATGCCAACGACAAACCTGTTATCGTCTGTAGGATCGAGGTTCCCATGGATCTCGTTATCAATCCTCTTCAGTCCGAGGTGCCTCCTCTTACCCTCAAAGAGAGCCTGAAGACGCTGAGCGGGAAAAATTTTTCCTATGCCATCAGCTGGATTCGCAGTTCTCTTGACAGGGAGGCTGCCAGGCTCTTCGCTCTTGATGAGATGACCGCTTTCTTGGTATGGGATGAAAATTTTTTCGATTTATACGATAATCATCTTTGTTATAATGAGATTCTGTTTCATCCCGATTATCTCGATTTTTCGATCATCTGCCATTTTTAGGAGGTACCATGAGAACCATCGGATCAAGCGTTCCTGTTCATGATGCGCAGGCAAAGGTAAAAGGTGCCTGCTTGTATACCGACGATTTGGAGCCCTCGGACCTCCTTTATGCCAAGCTGCTTTACTCAAAAGAGGCGCATGCAAGGATTGTCTCTGTCGACAGCACTGAGGCCGAGGCAATGGAAGGAGTCATTGCCGTCCTCTCCTGTTTCAATACCACGCCGCGTTTCTACAACAGCGCCAAGCGCTTTGATGAGCAGGAGGTGCCCGAGGATGAGCAGATCTTTCCCCGAATCGTCCAGCATGTGGGCGACAGGGTTGCGGCGGTGGTTGCCGAACGTCCCGAGCAGGCTTTGCGAGCTCTAAGGGCAATCAAGGTAACATACGAACCGCTTCCGGCTGTTTTTGATCCAGAAGAGTCCCTTGCCCTGCAGGATGGTTCCGGACTGTATGCGAAGATTTCGACCTCCGGGGGCGATCTCGAAGCCGGCTTCTCCCAGGCCGATGCTGTTTTCGAGGGGAGGAAAGAGACCGAGGCGATACACCATCTCGCCTTAGAGCCCCACTCGGTGATTGCCGAATGCCGGAACGGAAAGAAAGCCACTGTCTGGACCAGTACCCAGACGACCTTTGCGGTGAGGATGCTCCTTTCCGAACTCTTCGGATTTCCCAGAAGTCGAATCAGGGTTGTTAAACCGGTCATGGGCGGTGGATTCGGTGCAAAGATACCGATGATTCTTGAGCCCGTGGCCCTTGCCGCGGCGATCAAAACCGGCAGGCCGGTTAAGCTCACCCTTTCGCGAAAAGAGGCCTTCTTTGCCACACGAATGCGGCACGCGTCCAAAACCAGGATCAAAACCGGGGTAAAGAAGGACGGTACCATTATCGCACAGGATATCACCATACTCTTCAATGGGGGAGCTTACTGCACCCAAAGCATCAACGTCGGTGCCGCAACGGTTCACGATATCGTAAATTGCTTCAGGACTCCCAATATTCGGGTAACGGCTCTTCCCGTACGGACAAACCTCCCGGTTGCCGGAGCCATGCGTGGTTATGGATCACCTCAGATGCACTTCGCCCTCCAGACCCACCTCGCCCAGGTTGCGCGGCAGTTGGGGATCGACTTTTATACCTTTCTTGAACGTAATCTTGTACACCCTGATGCGATCTCTCCCGTGGGAGGGAGAAGCCTTGGAAACCCCAGACCCCTTGATTGTCTGCGCAAAGGTGGGGAGCTATTCGGTTGGAAGGCAAAAAGCGCATTGCCCAGGATAGTCGGGAAGAATCGCTTCCACGGTGTGGGAATCGGTGTCGGAACCCATGGGAATGGCGTCTTCGGCGCTCATCTTGACTATACCGGTATCAGGGTCCGGATGAACGAGGATGATACGGTGCTTCTCTTTACCGGCAGTCACGATATGGGCAACGGATCGGTGACGGTTCAGAAGATGATCGTTAGCCAGGAGCTCGACGTTCCTCTGGAGCGTATCGAGGCGGTGGAATCGGATACCGAAAACTGTCCCTACAACCTTGGCGATTATGCCAGCCGCGGCGTCTTTGTCTCTGCCGAGGCGGCAAGGAGAGCGGCAGTTGCTCTACGGGCTTTAATCCTCGAAAAGGGAGGAATTTTGACCGGTCGCCCCTCGGCAGAGCTCTCCTTGGGGGCAGAGGCCCTGTTGGGAAGCGACGGCACCTCTGTGATGAGCCGCAAAGAGCTGTTTCGGCGAGTCAATCAGGAGTTGCAGCAGGATCTGGAGGTAACCGAAAGCTGGGCGAATGCGGCAGGGCGTACCTCATACGGCATCCATTTCGCTGAAGTAGAGGTCGACGGCAACAGCGGAGAGGTCGATATTCTCTCCTATGTGGCGGTCCACGATGTGGGTAAGGTTTTGAACCGGCAGGGCATTGAGGGGCAGCTCGAGGGTGGGATTCATATGTCGACAGGCTACGCCCTGAGTGAGGAGCTTCGTTTCGATGAAAAGGGTGCCGTGATAAACGGTTCTCTCGGACGCTACAACATCATTCGTGCGAGTCGAATGCCGAAAAAGCTGATTGTCGATTTCATCGAAGAGGGGGAAGAACCTGGCCCCTACGGGGCAAAAAGCATCGGCGAATGTGCCACTGTTCCCGGGGCTGCTGCGATTGCAAATGGTGTTGCTGATGCCCTCGGGATCGAAGTTAACCACATTCCTCTTACACCTGAGCGGGTTCTTGCCCTCCTTTCCTCAAAGAACGGCGAGGATCTATGTCCGGCTTGATTGGTGAAACGATTC
Coding sequences:
- a CDS encoding ABC transporter permease — translated: MNRRLNTILVQCVSITVAFALGAVVIKMIGISPLFAYGALLNGSFGSINAIGETLVKMTPLILTGLSYAFAARAGLINIGAEGQLYVGGILATLVGSNFAGLPMIIHVPFAVAAAFAGGAVWGGLVGLLKVKFGANEIITTVMLNYIAIYLVSFLVTGPMKAPPGTMPESRPIVDSAQLVRILPGTRLHIGIFIALLALLFYYFFIFKMRQGYEMRVVGNNMESARAAGMRPQRTMVLAMLLAGGMGGLAGGVEILGIQGRLLQSFSPGYGFDGIAVALVGVNNPVGIVLGALLFGFLRAGGNRMQLIAQVPVSVIYVVQGLVITFVIIGQNLHVFQKVGVNRPFRRKTGDGPAPEVL
- a CDS encoding ABC transporter permease, with amino-acid sequence MELLSYLLATDLRMAAPILIAALGLLFMEKSGVVNIGCEGMMLFGTFFGVFFARLSGSPWIGLLFAGMTGMVIGLFFAFIVVTLRANQIVTGIALNIIAQGATSTLNRLIFGVSSQAANAPGFEVVPIPLLSKIPVIGDSLFNQMGPIYLALLLVPLIRWFMMKTTMGLKIRAVGEHPHSADTAGINVRSVRYGSILAGSFLVGAAGGFLSLGILSLFSENMVSGRGYIALAVIIFGKWNSWGVLAAALVFGLGDAVQIKMQTAGSSIPYQFLMMLPYILTILALSGFVGKAESPAASGKPFRNDEL
- a CDS encoding ABC transporter ATP-binding protein, whose product is MDTYETVLEMRGITKVFPGVVANDAINFDLRKGEVHALLGENGAGKSTLMGILSGVYQPTEGSIVLEGAPVRFDSARDAIHNGIGMVYQHFMLVPKLTVAENIMLGIKRPKEPLLQIDKASEQIVAFARTYGMDLDPEQKVASLTVGQQQRVEIVKALFRGAKILVLDEPTAVLTPKEIQELFSMIKMLTDQNFSVIFISHKIDEVIEISNRISVLRRGKLEATINNEGVSKEELAGLMVGRDVSFCVEKTPCCPGDSVLALEGVGLKDREGRPLLKDVNFEVHEGEIFGVAGVDGNGQDELLEVITGLRSASEGSVCIVGQEVLGKSPRQILEMGLAHIPADRQARGLVLSMDIKENFIINDYYRSPHSKRDIISWPFVRKHTKENIERFDVRTSSIDTPVSTLSGGNQQKLILARELHGKPVLLAAMHATRGLDVGAIEYVHQRILEQRAAGTAVLYISTELEELMSFSDRIAVMFRGEIMGIVRPEEVTIDQIGLMMAGSIT
- a CDS encoding GntR family transcriptional regulator, with amino-acid sequence MKEYGPQGKKFPKYKVIKHYLLQRIKEMVPGDNRLETEEVLSEKMGVSKATVRQAMDELISEDLITRQQGKGVFGHPRVGELKMHLGLWANFRDYLSRAGYRVSVTQSPFRVDIASKHMVARAPSLEGAHVYAFDWIYYANDKPVIVCRIEVPMDLVINPLQSEVPPLTLKESLKTLSGKNFSYAISWIRSSLDREAARLFALDEMTAFLVWDENFFDLYDNHLCYNEILFHPDYLDFSIICHF
- a CDS encoding xanthine dehydrogenase family protein molybdopterin-binding subunit produces the protein MRTIGSSVPVHDAQAKVKGACLYTDDLEPSDLLYAKLLYSKEAHARIVSVDSTEAEAMEGVIAVLSCFNTTPRFYNSAKRFDEQEVPEDEQIFPRIVQHVGDRVAAVVAERPEQALRALRAIKVTYEPLPAVFDPEESLALQDGSGLYAKISTSGGDLEAGFSQADAVFEGRKETEAIHHLALEPHSVIAECRNGKKATVWTSTQTTFAVRMLLSELFGFPRSRIRVVKPVMGGGFGAKIPMILEPVALAAAIKTGRPVKLTLSRKEAFFATRMRHASKTRIKTGVKKDGTIIAQDITILFNGGAYCTQSINVGAATVHDIVNCFRTPNIRVTALPVRTNLPVAGAMRGYGSPQMHFALQTHLAQVARQLGIDFYTFLERNLVHPDAISPVGGRSLGNPRPLDCLRKGGELFGWKAKSALPRIVGKNRFHGVGIGVGTHGNGVFGAHLDYTGIRVRMNEDDTVLLFTGSHDMGNGSVTVQKMIVSQELDVPLERIEAVESDTENCPYNLGDYASRGVFVSAEAARRAAVALRALILEKGGILTGRPSAELSLGAEALLGSDGTSVMSRKELFRRVNQELQQDLEVTESWANAAGRTSYGIHFAEVEVDGNSGEVDILSYVAVHDVGKVLNRQGIEGQLEGGIHMSTGYALSEELRFDEKGAVINGSLGRYNIIRASRMPKKLIVDFIEEGEEPGPYGAKSIGECATVPGAAAIANGVADALGIEVNHIPLTPERVLALLSSKNGEDLCPA